The Columba livia isolate bColLiv1 breed racing homer chromosome 13, bColLiv1.pat.W.v2, whole genome shotgun sequence genome has a segment encoding these proteins:
- the CA7 gene encoding carbonic anhydrase 7 isoform X1 has translation MTGQRSWGYGRDDGRLWHFCAASLGPPPLIFFLELFPEPCRAACKHQVYTAGPSEWHKSYPIAQGNRQSPIDIVSARAVYDPNLKPLIISYESCTSLSISNNGHSVMVEFEDTDDKTAISGGPFENPFRLKQFHFHWGTKHDQGSEHTIDGKPFPCELHLVHWNARKYATFGEAAAAPDGLAVVGVFLEIGREHANMNRLTDALYMVKFKGTKAQFRSFNPKCLLPLSLDYWTYLGSLTTPPLNESVTWIVLKEPIRISEKQLEKFRMLLFTSEEDQRIQMVNNFRPPQPLKGRVVRASFKA, from the exons ATGACCGGCCAGCGCAGTTGGGGCTATGGGCGGGATGACGGTAGGTTATGGCATTTCTGCGCTGCATCTCTCGGTCCTCCCCcactcattttctttctagaattGTTTCCtgagccctgcagagctgcctgcaaGCATCAAGTATACACAGCAG gACCTTCAGAGTGGCACAAGTCTTATCCTATTGCCCAAGGGAACCGCCAGTCACCTATTGATATAGTTTCTGCAAGAGCAGTTTATGACCCTAATCTGAAGCCACTTATTATCTCCTATGAATCATGTACATCTCTCAGCATCTCCAACAATGGCCATTCAGTTATGGTTGAGTTTGAAGATACTGATGACAAGACAG caATCAGTGGTGGTCCCTTTGAGAATCCATTTCGGCTAAAGCAGTTTCACTTTCACTGGGGGACAAAGCATGACCAAGGATCGGAGCACACAATTGATGGCAAACCTTTTCCATGTGAG ctccACTTGGTTCACTGGAATGCCAGAAAATATGCAACAtttggagaagcagcagcagctccagatgGCTTGGCAGTAGTTGGTGTTTTCTTGGAG ATTGGGAGAGAACATGCCAATATGAACAGACTCACTGATGCTTTGTACATGGTAAAATTTAAA ggaACAAAAGCTCAATTTAGAAGCTTCAACCCCAAATGTCTCTTGCCTTTGAGTCTAGATTATTGGACGTACCTTGGTTCTTTGACAACACCACCCCTTAATGAGAGTGTAACATGGATAGTGCTGAAGGAACCCATCAGgatttctgagaagcag CTGGAGAAGTTCCGCATGCTCCTCTTCACCTCTGAGGAAGACCAGAGGATCCAAATGGTGAATAATTTTCGACCCCCTCAGCCTCTTAAAGGGAGAGTAGTTCGAGCTTCCTTCAAGGCCTGA
- the CA7 gene encoding carbonic anhydrase 7 isoform X2, which produces MTGQRSWGYGRDDGPSEWHKSYPIAQGNRQSPIDIVSARAVYDPNLKPLIISYESCTSLSISNNGHSVMVEFEDTDDKTAISGGPFENPFRLKQFHFHWGTKHDQGSEHTIDGKPFPCELHLVHWNARKYATFGEAAAAPDGLAVVGVFLEIGREHANMNRLTDALYMVKFKGTKAQFRSFNPKCLLPLSLDYWTYLGSLTTPPLNESVTWIVLKEPIRISEKQLEKFRMLLFTSEEDQRIQMVNNFRPPQPLKGRVVRASFKA; this is translated from the exons ATGACCGGCCAGCGCAGTTGGGGCTATGGGCGGGATGACG gACCTTCAGAGTGGCACAAGTCTTATCCTATTGCCCAAGGGAACCGCCAGTCACCTATTGATATAGTTTCTGCAAGAGCAGTTTATGACCCTAATCTGAAGCCACTTATTATCTCCTATGAATCATGTACATCTCTCAGCATCTCCAACAATGGCCATTCAGTTATGGTTGAGTTTGAAGATACTGATGACAAGACAG caATCAGTGGTGGTCCCTTTGAGAATCCATTTCGGCTAAAGCAGTTTCACTTTCACTGGGGGACAAAGCATGACCAAGGATCGGAGCACACAATTGATGGCAAACCTTTTCCATGTGAG ctccACTTGGTTCACTGGAATGCCAGAAAATATGCAACAtttggagaagcagcagcagctccagatgGCTTGGCAGTAGTTGGTGTTTTCTTGGAG ATTGGGAGAGAACATGCCAATATGAACAGACTCACTGATGCTTTGTACATGGTAAAATTTAAA ggaACAAAAGCTCAATTTAGAAGCTTCAACCCCAAATGTCTCTTGCCTTTGAGTCTAGATTATTGGACGTACCTTGGTTCTTTGACAACACCACCCCTTAATGAGAGTGTAACATGGATAGTGCTGAAGGAACCCATCAGgatttctgagaagcag CTGGAGAAGTTCCGCATGCTCCTCTTCACCTCTGAGGAAGACCAGAGGATCCAAATGGTGAATAATTTTCGACCCCCTCAGCCTCTTAAAGGGAGAGTAGTTCGAGCTTCCTTCAAGGCCTGA